Part of the Bacillota bacterium genome, GAAAGTCCGTTTAATAGTAGATATTCAAGCAAGGAGATGATTGAACTTTTTTCTCCCGATACAAAATTCAGGACCTGGAGAGCACTATGGATTGCCCTTGCAGAAGCCGAAAAAGAATTGGGATTGGATATAACTAATGAACAAATTGAGGAGTTAAAGAAATATAAGGATGATATAAACTATGATATAGCAGAAGAAAAAGAGAGAGAATTCAGGCATGATGTAATGGCTCATGTACATGCTTATGGGGAACAATGTCCAAAAGCCAGGGGAATTATTCATCTTGGCGCAACTTCATGTTATGTTGGTGATAATACAGATATAATTATTATGAGAGAAGGTTTGAAGATACTAAAAACTAAAATAATAACTATAATAAAGAAGCTATCGGATTTTGCGATAGACTATAAAGATATGCCGACATTGGGGTTTACACACCTTCAACCGGCTCAGCCTGTAACAGTAGGAAAAAGGGCTTGTTTGTGGATTCAGGATTTGCTGATAGATTTGGAAGATTTGGATTATATTTTGAAGAACATGAAATTTTTAGGATCTAAAGGCACAACAGGCACCCAGGCATCTTTCATGGAATTATTTGATGGCGACTATGAAAAGGTTAAAAAGCTGGATATGCTTATAGCAAGAAAAATGGGTTTTGGAAGTGTATATCCGGTTTCAGGCCAGACTTATACAAGAAAACAGGACAGCAGAATTTTAAACCTTTTAAGCGGTATTGCCCAAAGTGCATATAAATTTAGTAATGATATAAGGCTTCTTCAATATATGAAAGAAATTGAAGAACCCTTCGAAGAAAAGCAAATAGGTTCATCTGCCATGGCTTATAAGAGAAATCCTATGAGAAGTGAAAGGATATCCTCTCTGGCAAGGTATGTAATAGTAAATGCAATGAATCCTGCAATTACAGCT contains:
- a CDS encoding adenylosuccinate lyase, yielding MSRNTYESPFNSRYSSKEMIELFSPDTKFRTWRALWIALAEAEKELGLDITNEQIEELKKYKDDINYDIAEEKEREFRHDVMAHVHAYGEQCPKARGIIHLGATSCYVGDNTDIIIMREGLKILKTKIITIIKKLSDFAIDYKDMPTLGFTHLQPAQPVTVGKRACLWIQDLLIDLEDLDYILKNMKFLGSKGTTGTQASFMELFDGDYEKVKKLDMLIARKMGFGSVYPVSGQTYTRKQDSRILNLLSGIAQSAYKFSNDIRLLQYMKEIEEPFEEKQIGSSAMAYKRNPMRSERISSLARYVIVNAMNPAITASTQWFERTLDDSANRRISISEGFLAVDAILNLYINVASGLVVYSKVIEKHLMEELPFMATENILMEAVKKGKDRQEIHEKIRIHSMEAARKVKVEGKPNDLLERISKDEAFGIARNDIEALLDPKKFIGCAPKQVEDFIQNYVNPLLSSLEAEKTENLDVEIKV